CGACGCGGCTGATCTTCTTGGCGACCGTCTGGGCGTTCTCGGCGGTCGAATCGACCATCGTCGCGACCTCCTCGGTGGAGGACGCCTGTTCGTCGGTCGCGGTGGCCACCTCCTCGGCCCCCTGGGTCGCCTCGGTGACGGCGTCGTCGATCTCCTCGAGGATGTCGACCGTCTCGTTGACGTGTTCGATGCCGGTCTCGACTTCCTCGTTCGCATTGGAGATCTGCTCGACTGTTTCGTCGGTCTCGTCCTTGATGTCGGCGACGAGGCCCTCGATCTCCTCGGCGTTCTCGCGGGATTCCTCGGCGAGACTCTTGACCTCGTTGGCGACGACGGCGAACCGGTCGCCGGACTCGCCGGCGCGAGCCGCCTCGATGGAGGCGTTCAGCGCCAGCATGTTCGTCTGGTCGGCGATCTCGTTGATCACGTCGACGATCGTGTCGATCTCGTCGATCCGCTCCTGCAGCCGGGAGACGGCCTCGGCGACGTCCGCGTTCGCGTCGTCGACGTTATCCATCGCGTCGATGGCGTCCTCAGCGACGTCGCAGCCGTCGTCGGCGAGGTCCTCCGCGCTGCTGCTGACTTCCTTAACCTGGTTCGAACTGGCCGCGATCTCCTCGACGGTCGCCGAGAGGGTCGAGACCTCGTCCGCGATCTCGTGCATCGTCTCGGACTGCTCGTCGGCCAACTCGCTGATCTCCTCGGAACTGCCGGAGACCATCTTCGAGATATTCAGCAGCTCCGTTACGGAGTCGCCGACCTCGTCGGCCAGCGTCCGCTCGGCCGGGTCGGCGTTGCTGCCCCCGGTTTCGTCAGTCATACGCGATTCCATCCGCGCAGCCGACATAAAACGAACGGCCGGTGGCAGAACCATCATAGACAGCGTCTGCCGCCGATCGAGGATATGTCGGCAAGAAAGTTTACCACGGTTCCGCGGAATTTCCTGCCATGGCACAAACAGTTGCGGCCGACACGGACCTCTACACGATCGAGTGGGACGGCGACATCGACACCGTCACCTTCACCTGGGACGAGTTCGCCAGCGGCGAGCGATTCAAGGACGGCGCGAACGCGCTCCTCGAGTACGTTCAGTCGAACGATGTCGCGAAAGTCATCCACGACACGAGCGGCATTCAGGCCCACGACGACGAGGATCTGGCGTGGCTCCAGTCGGAGTGGTATCCGAAGATGGTCGACGCCGGCCTGCGGTACTCCGCGATCGTCCATCAGGAGAGCGTGATTTCGCAGATGGACACGGAGGACTTCGTCGAGGACGTCAAGGACATGCCGTACAAGCTCATGCACACGGCGGACCTCGAGGAAGCGCGCGAGTGGATGGCCGGGAACTAACCGCTACCGGTACCGGTGCTAGTACCGTCGGCGGTGACCCGATCGTCGACGACGGGACGAATCGAGCCGTAATCGGGACGGGATTTTCGACGGCAACAAAGCGCCGACCCGTAGAGACGACCGCGACGCGAGCATCACGAACGCGGGAGAGCGAGAAGCGGCGCTACCGCTCGAGCGGACCGGGGCGGGCGCGCAAAAAATCGGAAGCTCGGGCGGGTGCGTCAGTTTAAATGACGCGGTTCTGCAGGTAGTCGAGGTGCTTGGCGTTGTAGACGATCTTGACCTCGTCGGTCTCGGGCGAACCGATGCAGGTCAGGCGGACGTTCTTCTCCTCGACCTCCTCGTCCGAGAGGATCTGCTGCATGTCCATGTCGATTTCGCCGTCGACGACGATGGCGGCGCAGTTCGCACACGCGCCGGCGCGGCACGAGAAGGGCCAGTCGTAGCCCTGCGCCTCGGCGGCCTCGAGGATGTACTCGCCTTCGGCGACGTCGAGCGTGCCGTAGTCCTCGTCGTCGAGGCCGGCGTCGGCGGCCTTCTCGAAGACTTCGTCGTCGTAAATGTCCCAGCCTTGGTCGTCCACTACTTCGTAGTTGAGGTATTCTACCGTGGGCATCACTCGATGATTCACGGGCCGCACTGGTATAGCTTGCTGTTCAGTCCTAAATTGTCTTTACACATGAATTGCCAATTCGACGGAAAGTAAGTCAAGGAATGCCAGAGTATCGGGATCGAGCCGGAAAGAAAAAAGAACTCAGAACATATTCGGGCCGAAACCACTCGTTTTCA
The DNA window shown above is from Halopiger xanaduensis SH-6 and carries:
- a CDS encoding methyl-accepting chemotaxis protein, which codes for MTDETGGSNADPAERTLADEVGDSVTELLNISKMVSGSSEEISELADEQSETMHEIADEVSTLSATVEEIAASSNQVKEVSSSAEDLADDGCDVAEDAIDAMDNVDDANADVAEAVSRLQERIDEIDTIVDVINEIADQTNMLALNASIEAARAGESGDRFAVVANEVKSLAEESRENAEEIEGLVADIKDETDETVEQISNANEEVETGIEHVNETVDILEEIDDAVTEATQGAEEVATATDEQASSTEEVATMVDSTAENAQTVAKKISRVAAANEEQQEKIEALGERVE
- the fer gene encoding ferredoxin Fer; the protein is MPTVEYLNYEVVDDQGWDIYDDEVFEKAADAGLDDEDYGTLDVAEGEYILEAAEAQGYDWPFSCRAGACANCAAIVVDGEIDMDMQQILSDEEVEEKNVRLTCIGSPETDEVKIVYNAKHLDYLQNRVI